A single Bifidobacterium scardovii JCM 12489 = DSM 13734 DNA region contains:
- a CDS encoding FAD-binding protein: protein MSPKHVEELYDAVIVGAGAAGLSAALAVLRSPRVSELREGGIEPKILVISKLQPLRSHTGSAEGGIAASLGNVEQDDWHWHYFDTVKGGDWLVDQDAAQLLAQYAPQTVINLERGGVAFSRTEDGHIAQRRFGGHTRDFGKEPVRRAAYAADRIGHQILHALWQQCVGAGVEFAEEWYVTDLVLDERRARVAGVVAYDTHTGDTHAIRSRNVLMATGGAGRLFHTTSNSWDLTGDGMALALAAGLQLEDIEFVQFHPTGLAHTGILLSEAARAEGGVLRNADGEAFMERYAPGHADLAARDVVSRSIMAEIDAGRGVADPKDPDGPRDCVWLDMTGIDPDHMEEVLPQVTETIRKYAHLDPTKDYVPVKPTAHYTMGGIPVTTEGEVYRWLANRREVVEGLFAAGECSCVSVHGANRLGGNSLLDACLFGTRAGDAIADRIADNPVDNPMAEDGDPEDETLAEPVDAATASRKREVKLLLAPAEGEDGSAGDNPYQLLADLGTLMERAVAVRCDANTIAAAAEPLHGTLMPRAAALHAHSDVPTFNQEITAIWEARHLTGLADAMLAASQAREESRGSLQRLDFPKRDDERFLAHSMTSADGSGEARLDVSWQPVRIVDIPPEARAY, encoded by the coding sequence ATGAGTCCGAAGCATGTCGAAGAGTTGTATGATGCGGTGATCGTCGGGGCCGGCGCGGCCGGCCTGTCCGCGGCGCTGGCGGTGCTGCGCTCCCCGCGGGTCAGCGAGCTGCGGGAGGGCGGCATCGAGCCGAAGATCCTCGTGATATCGAAATTGCAGCCGCTGCGTTCGCACACCGGCTCCGCCGAGGGCGGCATCGCCGCGAGCCTGGGCAACGTGGAGCAGGACGACTGGCACTGGCATTATTTCGACACGGTCAAGGGCGGCGACTGGCTGGTCGATCAGGACGCGGCCCAGCTGCTCGCCCAGTACGCGCCCCAGACGGTGATCAACTTGGAGCGCGGCGGCGTCGCGTTCTCCCGCACCGAGGACGGCCATATCGCCCAGCGCCGCTTCGGCGGGCACACCAGGGACTTCGGCAAGGAGCCGGTGCGCCGCGCCGCCTACGCCGCCGACCGCATCGGCCACCAGATCCTGCACGCCCTGTGGCAGCAGTGCGTCGGCGCCGGCGTCGAATTCGCCGAGGAATGGTACGTGACCGATCTGGTGCTCGACGAGCGGCGCGCGCGGGTTGCCGGTGTGGTCGCCTACGACACGCATACCGGCGACACGCACGCCATCAGGTCGCGCAATGTGCTGATGGCCACGGGCGGTGCCGGGCGGCTGTTCCACACCACGTCGAACTCGTGGGACCTGACCGGCGACGGCATGGCGCTGGCGCTGGCCGCCGGTCTGCAGCTCGAGGACATCGAATTCGTGCAGTTCCACCCGACCGGCCTGGCGCATACGGGCATCCTCCTGTCGGAGGCGGCGCGCGCGGAGGGCGGCGTCTTGCGCAATGCGGACGGCGAGGCGTTCATGGAGCGCTATGCGCCCGGCCACGCCGATCTGGCGGCGCGCGATGTGGTGAGCCGTTCGATCATGGCCGAAATCGATGCGGGGCGCGGCGTGGCCGACCCCAAGGACCCGGACGGCCCGCGCGACTGCGTCTGGCTCGACATGACCGGCATCGATCCCGATCACATGGAGGAGGTGCTGCCGCAGGTCACCGAGACGATCCGCAAGTACGCGCATCTCGATCCGACCAAGGATTACGTGCCGGTCAAGCCGACCGCCCACTACACGATGGGCGGCATCCCGGTCACCACCGAAGGCGAGGTCTACCGTTGGCTGGCCAATCGCCGCGAGGTCGTGGAAGGTCTGTTCGCCGCCGGCGAATGCTCCTGCGTGTCCGTGCACGGCGCGAACCGCCTGGGCGGCAACTCCCTGCTCGACGCCTGCCTGTTCGGCACGCGCGCCGGCGACGCGATCGCCGATCGCATCGCCGACAACCCGGTGGACAACCCCATGGCCGAAGACGGCGATCCCGAAGACGAGACCCTCGCCGAACCGGTCGACGCCGCCACGGCGAGCCGCAAGCGCGAGGTCAAGCTGCTGCTGGCCCCCGCCGAGGGCGAGGACGGTTCCGCCGGCGACAACCCGTACCAGCTGCTCGCCGATCTCGGCACGCTGATGGAGCGGGCGGTCGCCGTGCGCTGCGATGCGAACACCATCGCCGCCGCGGCCGAGCCCCTGCACGGCACGCTGATGCCACGGGCGGCGGCCCTGCACGCGCACAGCGATGTACCGACCTTCAACCAGGAGATCACCGCGATCTGGGAGGCCCGCCACCTGACGGGCCTGGCCGACGCGATGCTCGCCGCGTCGCAGGCCCGCGAGGAATCGCGCGGATCGTTGCAGCGCCTCGATTTTCCGAAGCGCGACGACGAGCGGTTCCTCGCCCATTCGATGACGTCGGCCGACGGGTCCGGCGAGGCCCGTCTTGACGTGAGCTGGCAGCCGGTCCGCATCGTCGACATCCCGCCCGAAGCCCGCGCCTACTGA
- a CDS encoding MGMT family protein, translating into MSGSFNARVYEVVRRIPRGMVATYGQVAALAGNPRNARFVGFALHANPEPGVIPCHRVVFRDGSLAPGFAFGGPDEQRTLLEEEGVPFIPPSGKGGNAGEDGWRVDLSRCQWEA; encoded by the coding sequence ATGAGTGGGTCGTTCAACGCGCGCGTGTATGAGGTCGTCAGGCGGATTCCCCGGGGGATGGTCGCCACCTACGGGCAGGTGGCGGCGCTGGCCGGCAATCCGCGCAATGCGCGGTTCGTCGGCTTCGCGCTGCACGCCAACCCCGAGCCGGGCGTGATCCCGTGCCACCGCGTCGTGTTCCGCGACGGGTCGCTGGCCCCCGGCTTCGCGTTCGGAGGACCCGACGAGCAGCGCACGCTGCTCGAGGAGGAGGGCGTGCCGTTCATTCCGCCGTCCGGGAAGGGCGGGAACGCCGGCGAGGACGGGTGGCGCGTCGACCTGTCGCGCTGCCAGTGGGAGGCGTGA